The nucleotide window ATAGACATTCATCCCCGTTGTCATCTCTTTCATTGGTGTACTGACTCCTGCATTCAAAACCCTTCAAAGGGAGACCGAAATTGAACCTTATGTTCCTAAGAGCCCAGATCTTGAAAAGATCATGGGGAGAACTGAATTTCAGAACATCCAATTCTACTACCCACTACGACCAGAAGTGAAAGTTCTCCGCAACTTCAGCTTACAAATTGAAGCTGGATTAAAGGTGGCACTTGCAGGGCCAAGTGGATCAGGAAAGTTCTCAGTTTTGGCCCTTTTGTTAAGATTCGATGACCCTAGGGAAGGAAAGCTTATAATTGTAAAGAAGGATATGAGAGAATAAAGTCTGACAAAGTTAGGGAGACAACGTGGGTGGGAAGGTATCAAGGGAGGCGAAAACTGGGGACTTAATCAGAGACAATATCATCTATGGGAATGAAGGGGCTTCTGAAACCGAAATAGCGAAGCTATCGAGGGAGGCGAATATACACTAGTTTGTTTGTAATTTGCCTGATGGATATGATAGAAGGGCTGCCAGCTTTCGGGTGGACAAAAGCAAAGGATAGCCATTACTAGAACCCTCCTAAAAAGGCCTGCAATTTGCTCCTAAATGAAGCAACGAATGCCCTTAAAACTGAGCCTGAACGATTCATATTGAGTGTTTTGGGATCTCTAAACCTGAATGACAACAGGGGCTCGTACACAACCACAAAAATTACAGTTGCACACAGGCTTTCTACAGTTAAAAACTCATACACTAGCCGTAAAGAATAAAGGTGAGATTGTTGAGATGGGTAGCCACTCAGCTTTAATAGTGGCATCTGACGGAGTACATTCGAGATTATACCAGTTCCAGAACTCGACAGAAAATTGATATTCCTCTTCCATCACACAAGTCACTTTACTGCGTGAACAATATATACTAAATACATTTAAGTCACTTTGCTGCGTGAACAGTATATACTAAATACAAGTCAAAGCATGATGTTGATGCAcatgttttcattttcatcatcaaaGAGAGAAGGATGAGATTTAATTACCAATGGACAAGGATAAAAGAGAGGCagaaaacttcaaaatattcttctaaaattCAATGAAGACACTATCTATTTTCTTGAGCTGCTCCATCTCCTCTCCAATTGCTATCCCAGGATCAATGTAGCACAactggaaagaaaaaggaaggaaaaaaaatcctaattgaAGCTTCCACGAGAAATAACAAGAGAAAAGATAGGTTGACTAGAGGAGTAGAACCTGGTATTGGGGCTTCTTCAATGTGTGAGCTCCTCTTTTTATTAGCTTCTTCCATCCAGCATTTTCCCTAAGTGATCTTTCTAGAGCTACAGTTCTCTATTTTTGCAATACAGAATAAAACCAGATAAATATAGTAgaaatcacaagaaaatataTGCACCATTTTGACAATCTCAATTTTCCTGTCTATACAAAACAAACATTTCCAAACTGAACTTTTTTCATTTggatcaaatatttaaaaaaccacAAATTATAGCATTCATGTCCTTCCCACAACAATTaactttttccaaaaaaaaaaaatgtccttACCACAATTTATGTGACAAGCAGTTTCTTAGCAGAAATGTATCAAGATAGAAATGCTAGAATTTTAGCTTAGCTCAAACCTCATGATATTTGAGGGATGGTAGAAAGAACATTATTTTTCCTGGGTTCAATGGTAATATTAAGgccaaagaggaaaaaaagatggaaccaaaaaattattctaGTAAATGGATGAGATGCAAGGTTCAATGCACATACCAGCCCAAATTCCCATACGAATAATTACAGAAAGACATCAATAGGGAAGCATGTTGAagcttttgaatattttaatgtCCTTTATTATATGTTCAATAATCAAGCCAAAAAACGCAGGAGGTTTATTACTTACATGAGCAGGGTCCAAAATTAAGAGGTTGTACTGCGGCACTCCATTCTGTTGACGTCTGAATTGAATCCCAACAATAGTTCTTGAGTGACCATCATGTTGAAAGTACAAGGGTCTGCTCGTTGATGTTGTCAACAACTTGAATCAATTCCAGAATCACAATTTTCCTATTTGATAAAACCATAAGGCAAAAAATAAGATGCATGGAAAGAATAGCTTACACTCTGTTGGTGATGACAACTTGTCGATTTTGGACAGACGTGGTTAAGCTTTCCTCTGAAAAATAATTCCAAACCCAGTCGAGGAGAACCTGATGACCCTCTTTCTTCCTCGGAAATCTATTTGTCATAGAATGATCACTTCCACCAGCCATGTAATTGGTAGAGGACTGAGACTGGCCATTCACAATGGAGTCTAGCTGTGAAACATCACTATTTCGTCCCACCAAATATCTATCCATGGGTCCATAAACCTGAAAGGCTTTTCTCTTGTCACTGGCATTGGCTGTCACAACAGGTGGGGTAAGACTGGTACCAGGAACGGAAAGAAAAAAGCTTTGCAATTCCTTAGGGCCAAAATCTACAATCCTAGCACGAAGGCCAAAAGAGCGAAAAATGGCAGCACATTCAGTAGTTCCAATCCAATGTTTAGAACCATAGACAGAATTGTTGAAATGATGAGAGCCAAGGGCATCAAAACCTTTTTCCCAGGCAATCTCAAGCCATCTCTGAAGAAACGGAATGTCAGGGACAAAACCAGAGCCACCGAACAAAAGCTCACTGGCATCATGTCTATGGGAAAGCAAATGGGAGCTAAGCATTTGGATATTACGCCAACCACAACCCCAGCCAGCATCTTCAGAAGCCAAGCTCTGAAAATGGTCAACATATCCAGACAATAAGACAGTGGTGTTGGTATCAGCATCTAATTCGAAACAGTTGGACAACAAGGAGATCAAACCACCAGGGGATTTGACATGGTAAAAGGAGCTCCTATACTGCAAAGCAATCAAACAAGAAATCTTTTCATCCATGGTGTTGTTCTCTTGGAGTGTGAATGTAGAAGAAGGGGGCGGAATAGAAAGTTGCTGGGCCAATTCCAGGTCCCTTGCAAGTTGCTCATCCTTTTCAGCAACACCATCATCCTCGTCAAAGTGGCTGTTGGCATGCCTGCCATTTGTgcataatcaaatcaaatgctttttaaacaatctatcaacaaaaaaaaaaaggaaagaaaaggaaaagggaatatTTACCTTTGAAGTTGTGACGGAGGAAGGGTTAGATGACAAAAGGGACAATTTACAGAAGaatccatcttttttttcttctttaattatattCTCTCCATTCTGCATTGCATGATATGATTATGGTGTACCAGGCAGCAATTACTGTGAAACTTTGAAGCAACCAAAGAAGAATAGGATATATCATCAGCACAGCAGTGCAGAAAGAGAAGACTAACAGGCAAAGCGGTAGAAGAAAACTTCAGTAGAAGACGAGAAAACCCTAGTTAATCCCAGTCCCAGTCCCAGTCCCCATCGGACCAATGCCTGTCTACTGCCCACTGCTCGCCTTCCACTTCACTCCGTGTTGGCGTTTACTAATTTAGTTTCTGTCTTAATTAATAATCCTAATAATGTTTAAAACGATAATGAATAgtgctttaatttatttatgtattctgttcccaaaaaatcaaaaagcgCAAAATATgaagtaataaaattatttgtttggtAGATAAGTgatgaatttaatttacaatttcatttaTATTGATATCTCTCACTTGagttatcataaaaaattatttgtagagttcttaaatatatttttttaacaaagtatttaattgaattcaatttaaaatttttaataaagtcttatatttaaaactaatttaaatgtaaaaaatttaatttaatatctaaaaatagtataaaaataaataagaagtaGCTCCtctgatttattaatattaaaattattttttaaaaatatttcataaaaatgaGGAAATgaggataatataaaaaataaaacaaaataaattttaaatagcgTGTACAGTTACAAGActtagattttaataaaaaaaattatattttaataaaaaaatttatatttctaaaGCTCATCGCATATTAACTcaacaaatcaatttattaattttttttaatgaaatattgttttgaaaaagaaaaaataaaaagaatactaAATCATTTGGGTTTTATAAAGTCTAACTCCTAGACGATTTAAAAGCAAACCTGGTCTATCCCACTAATCCAAACTGGTTTTGATAACTATAGCTCAACCATTCCCTTAGAACTTGTCTTCTTAGGGTTTCCAAAGCTCTCCCAACTTTTTGACAGTTCACAATGGAGACCTTCCTCGCATTCCCTAAACAATTTATTATGTATGCAGGCGCATGGTGGTGAAAGGGATAGGGTACAAGGCAGCATCCACTAAATCCGGTAATTGACTTGATCAACATTACAAATTTCTATCATGAATTGATATGTACATAATATATTAATCTCTCTCCACAAAATGATCTGTTATGTTATAAATGTAAGATTAACAGCGTTATGTTGGAGCTTCTGctgtttattattttgattagaaCAATTCCCTCGTGTACCTTTCCCTTAACAAATCAAAGTCTCTCTAAGACAATGAACCTGCCAGAACCAGCTGCAATTATGCTTCTTCTTTGCTGACCACCCGAGTTCCACTCTTAGAGAGCAAGAGGTCTTTCATTTCTCTGTAACTCCGGAGCTCTTCCAGCGCATCTGCTGTCTTTCTCGgcaaaaaaaacccagaagcTGTGCTCATCCCTTCCTCTACATTAGTCCTCAAGGAGTGGGATGAGTAACAGCTTGGATCTTGACGCAGCGGAGGTGCTGTCCTCAGCATGTGAACAAGGATACCAACGGCTGCATCTTGAGATTTTTTCCCTATTGATGCAGTGTGGGAACTGGACTCCAAGTTTTTCTTCCCATAAAGGTTCTGACTGTATActcaaaagaaaatacaaaaataagattatggtggtgatgaaaaaaacatagagCAGTCTAGAAGCAAAAACATTAAGCCTCGGTCTCaggattgaaaagaaaagcgTCATAAACAGATGAACTTGAGCAAATGCACAAACAAAATGATGAATCCCCCGTTGTCTTTTATCTCAACTTCATCAAGGGAAGAAATCATGGAGCAAGTTGTGCCAAACTGCCAACAAGTCATGCTAGCTTTCTTTGATCCACATATATGAGGTGGTGGGGCCATCAAGGACAAGGATCACAAAGCAACCAAGATGATAAAGGAAAGGTAACTACACTACCAAGATCCTCAAactattttttggttaaaaataggtctttccattaattttaactaCTGATAATAGTTTAGAAACACAACATATGCAGGGGCcaatttttcaccaaaaaataGTTCATAGCActcaaatcaaaaaaatgaaagttcATGGGCGCAGTTCAGGGTAATTTCGGGTAATTTAGCCTCTTCTATGAAACTTGCAATCTCGATTCattgaaaactatttttttaatgaaatccaCACATCA belongs to Populus nigra chromosome 18, ddPopNigr1.1, whole genome shotgun sequence and includes:
- the LOC133678492 gene encoding uncharacterized protein LOC133678492, translated to MDSSVNCPFCHLTLPPSQLQRHANSHFDEDDGVAEKDEQLARDLELAQQLSIPPPSSTFTLQENNTMDEKISCLIALQYRSSFYHVKSPGGLISLLSNCFELDADTNTTVLLSGYVDHFQSLASEDAGWGCGWRNIQMLSSHLLSHRHDASELLFGGSGFVPDIPFLQRWLEIAWEKGFDALGSHHFNNSVYGSKHWIGTTECAAIFRSFGLRARIVDFGPKELQSFFLSVPGTSLTPPVVTANASDKRKAFQVYGPMDRYLVGRNSDVSQLDSIVNGQSQSSTNYMAGGSDHSMTNRFPRKKEGHQVLLDWVWNYFSEESLTTSVQNRQVVITNRVPLYFQHDGHSRTIVGIQFRRQQNGVPQYNLLILDPAHRTVALERSLRENAGWKKLIKRGAHTLKKPQYQLCYIDPGIAIGEEMEQLKKIDSVFIEF